One genomic window of Penaeus chinensis breed Huanghai No. 1 chromosome 35, ASM1920278v2, whole genome shotgun sequence includes the following:
- the LOC125044492 gene encoding uncharacterized protein LOC125044492 isoform X1, giving the protein MEGLKASDSSEVVVQESKVMEIQECDVRGAVVADKGEDAVLTSWAAEDLGNKGDNYMSVVKRVKARVTIEGREEQVTYVAKVKMLLSATFMEFSNLSFFKEHIFYTKLLPELNGVLAEAGLNPLRLPKFYHHRKSGEREIVILEDLTARDFLMADRKKGLDIPHMRLVLEELGKFHASSYLLQQKTPHEDLSERHKFLDIDWFNYCETARQGMMASITKELDMAAAVAESCKGYEKVARWLKEIQPRVFDIFEKDTKSRAPFQLVWHGDCWVNNFLFRYNAKGEPVDVMMLDLQSCQKGSLTADLLLLIYTSIPTQSRRHNLTLFLQEYLSSFSATATAGGLPSPFTLEELREEYNAKILFGILMGASFIPVLVGDAEDAPDYLQMDKDLETFYDERRKQVVDMLDRNPLLRERMCGLFDECIEKGILSPF; this is encoded by the exons A tgGAGGGCCTCAAAGCAAGCGACTCGTCTGAAGTCGTTGTCCAAGAGAGTAAGGTCATGGAAATCCAAGAGTGTGACGTCCGAGGAGCAGTGGTCGCGGACAAGGGCGAGGACGCTGTCTTGACCTCGTGGGCGGCGGAGGACCTGGGCAATAAGGGAGACAACTATATGAGTGTCGTGAAGCGCGTGAAGGCCCGGGTGACGATCGAAGGGCGCGAGGAACAGGTGACGTATGTTGCCAAAGTCAAGATGCTCCTTTCCGCCACCTTTATGGAGTTTTCCAACTTGTCCTTCTTCAAAGAACACATATTCTACACGAAGCTCTTGCCGGAACTGAACGGCGTGTTGGCGGAAGCAGGACTGAATCCCCTGAGACTTCCCAAATTCTACCACCACAGGAAGTCCGGAGAGCGAGAGATCGTCATCCTGGAGGACCTCACTGCGCGAGACTTCCTCATGGCCGACCGCAAGAAGGGACTCGATATCCCACACATGCGTCTTGTCCTTGAGGAGTTGGGGAAATTCCACGCCTCGTCGTATCTCTTGCAGCAGAAGACGCCTCACGAGGACCTCAGCGAGAGGCACAAGTTCCTGGACATCGACTGGTTCAACTACTGCGAAACGGCACGGCAGGGTATGATGGCGTCCATTACCAAGGAACTAGACATGGCGGCGGCGGTGGCTGAGAGCTGCAAAGGCTACGAGAAAGTGGCTCGGTGGCTGAAGGAGATCCAACCCCGAGTCTTCGACATCTTCGAGAAAGATACGAAGAGTCGAGCGCCTTTCCAACTGGTCTGGCACGGAGACTGCTGGGTGAACAACTTCTTATTCAG GTACAACGCCAAGGGCGAGCCAGTCGACGTCATGATGCTGGACCTCCAGAGTTGCCAGAAGGGCTCCCTCACCGCCGACCTCTTATTGCTGATATACACGAGCATCCCCACGCAGTCTAGGAGACACAACCTCACTCTATTTCTGCAAGAGTACCTCTCCTCCTTCAGCGCCACCGCGACTGCAGGAGGCCTACCGTCGCCGTTCACCCTGGAGGAGCTACGGGAGGAATACAATGCTAAAATCTTGTTCGGGATCCTCATGGGAGCGTCATTCATCCCTGTCTTGGTCGGGGACGCTGAGGACGCTCCCGACTACCTCCAAATGGACAAGGACCTGGAAACGTTTTACGACGAGCGCAGAAAACAGGTTGTGGACATGTTGGACCGAAATCCTCTattaagagagagaatgtgtggccTGTTCGATGAATGTATCGAGAAGGGCATCTTGTCTCCGTTCTAG